A stretch of Episyrphus balteatus chromosome 2, idEpiBalt1.1, whole genome shotgun sequence DNA encodes these proteins:
- the LOC129911032 gene encoding integrator complex subunit 9-like, with translation MKAFYCPIDTSLNYQQANKLIKELKPSVLVIPENYTKPHPIAPQLYIEQPDKKIFTFKCGEIIRLPLKRKMDRVYLTSE, from the exons ATGAAGGCATTCTATTGTCCCATCGATACGTCACTGAACTATCAACAAGCAAACAAGCTGATTAAGGAACTAAAACCTAGTGTCTTGGTTATTCCTGAAAACTATACAAAACCGCATCCAATTGCTCCACAACTTTATATTGAACAACCG GACAAGAAAATCTTCACTTTCAAATGTGGCGAAATCATTCGATTGCCACTCAAACGAAAAATGGATCGAGTCTATCTTACATCTGAATAA